The following proteins are encoded in a genomic region of Magallana gigas chromosome 1, xbMagGiga1.1, whole genome shotgun sequence:
- the LOC136273641 gene encoding uncharacterized protein: MSPFTNMNGVVFFLCLLKVHHAYVNVALDKPAYMQYQYKPGDNRYDASNAVDGQKSNLSFNGGQCSSSVASKQTATWWVNLTKMYNIHHIRIYFLKSKYEWGSFYAPRLLGFSVYVSNTTDRSGGVLCFKDSNFTLNTIPAVFTTNCPVYGQYVIYYNERLPEVSYPEEYSDYVETNLCEVEVYNNAAYSLPLEQMSFNGESVAAALILIVALVVLILYTR; encoded by the exons ATGTCGCCATTCACAAATATGAACGGAGTAGTTTTCTTTCTTTGTCTTTTGAAAGTTCATCACGCCTATG TAAACGTTGCCCTCGACAAACCAGCATATATGCAGTACCAATATAAACCAGGTGACAACAGGTACGACGCCAGCAATGCTGTAGATGGACAAAAATCAAACCTGAGCTTTAATGGAGGTCAATGTTCTTCATCAGTTGCTAGCAAACAAACCGCCACCTGGTGGGTGAATCTTACCAAAATGTACAACATTCATCACATAAGGATCTACTTCTTAAAAAGCAAATATGAATGGG GCTCTTTCTACGCTCCACGTCTTTTGGGATTCTCCGTGTATGTTTCTAATACAACTGACAGATCTGGAGGAGTGTTGTGTTTTAAGGACAGCAACTTTACACTTAATACCATACCTGCTGTTTTCACTACCAACTGTCCTGTTTATGGACAATACGTCATATACTACAACGAGCGACTACCGGAAGTATCGTATCCTGAAGAGTACTCAGATTATGTTGAAACCAATTTGTGTGAAGTAGAAGTATATA ACAATGCCGCTTATTCTCTCCCGCTAGAGCAAATGAGTTTCAATGGTGAAAGTGTCGCAGCTGCTCTAATTCTAATTGTTGCTTTAGTTGTTCTTATTCTCTACACGAGGTGA